The Elaeis guineensis isolate ETL-2024a chromosome 13, EG11, whole genome shotgun sequence genome includes a region encoding these proteins:
- the LOC105060856 gene encoding LOW QUALITY PROTEIN: 2-hydroxyisoflavanone dehydratase (The sequence of the model RefSeq protein was modified relative to this genomic sequence to represent the inferred CDS: inserted 1 base in 1 codon) — translation MDADKEIDLELFSIIRVYKSGRIERLVGTDTVPATIDPGTGVTSKDITIDPSTALXARLYLPNLTDEPNKKLPVLVYYHGGGFCSQSAFSSTYFRFINSLVAQSRLLLVSVDYRLAPEHPLPIAHDDSWAALRWVASHSGSGGPDAWLAEHGDFLRVFLAGDSAGANIAHHMALRAGAEGLGPGIRIEGLIFLHPYFWGKEPLVSEPPIPEFRRDQELLWRLVCPGTAKGLDDPLINPLAEGAPGLEGLAGERALVCLAEDELRERGRAYYERLKGSGWRGEVELFESEGEYHVFHLFKPDCHQALLLMQRVVEFLKCKDQQS, via the exons ATGGATGCCGACAAAGAAATCGACCTCGAACTCTTCTCGATCATCCGCGTTTACAAGAGCGGCCGCATCGAGCGCCTCGTCGGCACGGACACCGTCCCAGCCACCATCGACCCCGGCACCGGCGTCACGTCCAAGGACATCACCATCGACCCCTCCACCGCCC TCGCCCGCCTCTACCTCCCTAACCTGACCGACGAACCCAACAAGAAGCTTCCAGTCCTCGTCTACTACCACGGCGGCGGCTTCTGTTCTCAGTCCGCCTTCTCTTCCACCTACTTCCGCTTCATCAACTCCCTCGTCGCCCAATCCCGCCTCCTCCTCGTCTCCGTCGACTACCGCCTGGCCCCCGAGCACCCTCTCCCCATTGCCCACGATGACTCCTGGGCGGCGCTCCGATGGGTGGCCTCCCACTCCGGCAGCGGCGGACCCGATGCGTGGCTGGCCGAGCACGGCGACTTCCTCCGCGTCTTCCTGGCCGGCGACAGCGCCGGGGCCAACATCGCCCACCACATGGCTCTACGAGCCGGGGCGGAGGGGCTGGGACCGGGGATAAGGATCGAAGGGCTGATATTTCTCCATCCGTACTTCTGGGGGAAGGAGCCGCTGGTATCCGAGCCACCGATTCCGGAATTCAGGAGGGACCAGGAGTTGCTTTGGAGGTTGGTGTGCCCGGGGACGGCGAAGGGGCTTGACGACCCGCTGATAAATCCGCTGGCCGAGGGGGCGCCGGGGCTGGAGGGGCTGGCTGGGGAGAGGGCGCTGGTGTGCCTGGCGGAGGACGAGCTGAGGGAGAGGGGGAGGGCGTACTACGAGAGGTTGAAGGGGAGTGGGTGGAGAGGAGAGGTGGAGCTGTTTGAGTCGGAGGGGGAGTATCATGTGTTTCATTTATTTAAGCCTGACTGCCACCAAGCTTTGCTCCTGATGCAGCGTGTTGTGGAGTTTTTGAAGTGCAAGGATCAGCAATCCTGA